GCGGATCGCTGTTGACTGGAGAGTTTCAGTTATGGTTTCGTTTTGAGACGGAAGCAGTGCTACACGTGCACGACGGGAAGGTTCTCAGTTTTAATTTTGGACTTCCCTTTGCGTTTCTTTTTCTTCGGAGGCAGAACGGCGTGGGCGTATTCCCAGATCTGCTCCGGAGTCTCAAACAGGCGGTCGTAGGTGCCGTCGTTGTCGTATTCGCAGTCGTCGGTGGTGTAAGTCCGACAGATCTGGGGACGGTCTTCATAGTTCCCACAACGGTAATCCGGGAGAATGTATTTACAGTCTCCATAGACCATCAGGAACCAGACATCCTCATCGACGAAAATGGCACTGTGCCCGTGCATGATGTACCACCGCATGTGATCGTAGTCTTCCCAGGTGGTCGGGGTTTCGATGGGTAGTGCAAAATAGCGACAGCAGCGTGCCGTGCAGTAACTGCATAATACTTCCCCGCTTTTCAGATCGGATCGTTTTACTGTGACAGTGGACATGGTCGGCTTCCCTGATAAATAAAATGACGGTTCAAGTCTGAAAAGGTTCGCAGCGACTGAAAACCTGCTGAACGACTGCTCTGTCCCCCCTATTCCCGGGGGAGGCGGAACGTATTAAAACAGACCGCTGCAAGGTCAGTACAATTCAGGACTTCAATACACCTCTGATGATAGAATAGGATGTTTTATAAGCCATTGAGCGGGAAAATGCACGGAATCTGCAGCAAGAAAGTTCGGGAAATCAATCAGAAGCGGCTCTGGCAACGCCGTCCCGTCGGAACTGGAGAATGCGAGGGGACGCTCACGCTGCTCTTTCCGGCAGTTCGCTTATAGGGGTTTTAGCGGTTATCACCCGGCGAAAAGTGTATAATTACGGTTTCTGCTTGACCCTGATTTGTTATGGGACTTATCATTAAATAAAAGTCCCGTCCGGTTTTTCGCAGCTTTCCTGATCCCCACAATTGATCTGTCCGGGATACGCGTGAATAATTGATACCGAACGATTTATCTTCGGTTCCGATGGTCGGGATAGACGATGTAACAGACAAGGGCTCATCAGTTTTTGTCTGAAACCCAAGATAGAAGACAGACATTCATTACAGGAATTCGAACGCACCACACGAAACCGCCGGTTTCGTAGAATTCGATCAAGGTTTAAAACGATGCATAAATCCGGAGTAGTCTTCGCCTGGCTTGTCGTGTTGGCAGCGATTGTCGCGGTACCACTGACAGCCAAGGTTCTTGCCGTCCGCAGCAGCTGGTTGCAGGCAGTGGAGAAGAACAGCACTCAGATTGCCAAAAACGAAGCAGAAATCAAAGCGAAATCCGAAGAGAGCGCAGATCTTCGCAACCGACTGACCCGGGTCATGCTGGGCTGGGATCGTTACTGGGATGCTGCAGTGACTGTATCCAATCAGCAGACCGGTGAGATTCAGGTTGCGATCGGCAGTAATAACGGACTCGGTTCCACTCAGAATGCCGAAGAGGCCAAACCGGTCGTGTTCGCATTTCAGGCTGCTCCCGGTCAACCGGGGGGAGTGGCTTATGTCGGTGCGTTCCGCGTGACCGCCCTGGAAGCGAACCGGGCGCTCCTGCAGAAAGTGACACCTCCCGAAGCTGGTGAAGCAGCAAAATGGCAAAACGGTACCTGGCGGCTGCGAGCTCTGGTGCCCCCCAACTACATCACCACCCTGCGAACTCTGCGCGATCAACTGGTTGAGCGCAAACAGCAGCTCGAAAGAAAACAGGATCGAATCGAAGACCTCAACCGCCTGCTGGCTTCTGCCCAGAAGCGTCTGGATGCACGCGTCAGTGAGTTGATCGGTTCCGACAATGCTCCCCAGGGAGAGAACCTGCCCGTTGAATTGCGGAAGGGGCTGGTTGCTGGTCTGGAAGAAGAAGAGCAGGAGCGGAACGAGGAATTTCAGGAAACCGATCGGTTACGGCGTGATTTGCTGAAAGTCTACCAGGAACAGCAGAAACTGATTGAAGACGTCAGCAAGCTGGCCCGACAGTTGCCCCAGCACAACGAAGGGTACGGCGAACAGAAACAGCCAACCGGCGAAAAGCTTTCTGAAGTCTCTGCTCAATAGCTCAAAATCACGGACGACACGGACACGGATGACAGAGCGTTGCACACAACGTCTCTGGCCAGGAACTGACAGACTAAGGATACGTTAGGCGATGGGGATTGAGAGTCGGGATTACCTGCGACACGAGAGTGAGGGAAATTACCGCTCTTTCAACATGTCATCCGGTGGCTGGGCGATCAAGTACCTGATCATTGCGAATGTGGTTGTCTTCCTGCTGGAAGTGGCGACTTCGGAAGGTCGGGGCTCTTCTCCCGTGATTAACTTCCTGGCACTGGACCGAGGCAGCCTGTTCCCTGGTTTCCAGATCTGGCGGCTGTTGACTTACGGCTTCTGCCATTCCACGCAGACCCTGGGCCATATCTTTTTCAACATGTTCATCCTCTGGATGTTTGGACGCATGGTGGAACCGGTGGTCGGCTCGCGTGAATTCCTGGTCTTCTACCTGGTCAGCATCGTGATCAGCGGATTGTGTCATGTCGCTATCAGCCCCAACCCTGTAATTGGGGCTTCGGGGGGCGTGATGGCGGTGGTCTTTCTGACGGCCATGTACTACCCCAAGATGACCGTGCTGCTGTTTTTCATCCTGCCGATCGAGCTTCGCTGGCTGGCGGTGCTGTATGCGGTCGTCGATCTGTTTGGCTTTGTGAATCCCCGCAGCGATGGCGTCGCCCACTTTGCTCACCTGGGGGGAGCTGCCTTTGGGGTGGCCTACAAATATTACGGCTGGAACCTGTCGAGTGGCCTGCTGCGGAAGTGGGATCGCTTCCAGTCCAACCGGTCGGTCCGTAAAAGCAAACTCAAAGTCTATTCCGAGCCCGATACCCGTTTGAGCAAAGCAAGCCTGGATGAGCGGGTAGACGCCATCCTGGAAAAAATCAGCCGCGAAGGTGAAGCAAGTCTGACGGATCAGGAGCGGGAACTGCTCAAAGAGGCCAGCAGCAAGTACAAAAAGCGTTGAATCACTGACTGCGACAGATTACCCTGATGGATCGGGAGTTCACAGCTGTGAGAATGCATTCTGATTCCGGTGGTCCGTCATGCCTCAGTCACAATTTGAAGAGCTGATTCAGCGTACGCGTGCCGGCGATCGCAGTGCCGAAAATGAACTGCTGGAAAAATGTCGCGCGTATATCTCCCTGGTCGCCCGCGCTCAGATTGAAGGCTGGATGCGAACCAAGTTCGATGCCTCTGACCTGGTGCAGCAGACTCTGCTCGAAGCACACCAGGGGCTTTCCCGTTTCGAGGGAGAGACCGAGGCAGAATGGCTGGGCTGGCTACGAGGTATTTTAAATCATAACACGCTGGACTTCGCCCGGCGTTACCAGGGAGCCGCCAAGCGTGATGTGAAACGTGAGTTTTCCATTGATCGCGCTGGTCAGCCATCAGAAGCCTCTGGTCAGATGAGGTGGGAGTTGCCAGACCAGGCGGAAACGCCGAGCCGGATCCTGCTGAACCGGGAGCAGGAGATTCAGGTTGCTGACGCAGTCAGTCAACTCCCCCCTGACTACCAGGAAGTGATCATGCTTCGTAATCTGCAGCGGCTGCCGTTCAAAGAGGTTGCCGAGCGGATGCAGAGGAGTCCCGGTGCCGTACAGATGCTCTGGTTGAGGGCACTGAATCAACTGCAGGAACTGCTGGAACAGGTTTGAAGAGGCCCTGGCGACCGGATAATCCGACTGAAAATTGAAGATTTAAGAAAGACTGCAGCCCGTGACCGACGAGTCGAATGAGCAATCTGAACAGGTGGAAGTACTCAATCAGTACCTGGACTTCCTGCAGCGTCAGGATGATGCCAGCTGTCAGAGTCTGCGTGCAGTTAATCCTCAGTTAAAACCGCTGATGGCCTGTCTGGATTCCCTGGAGCGTCTCGCGCCTCAGTCAGACAGTGATCCCGAAGCGGTTGAGCTGGGGCCCGATGATGCGACGTTGCCAGTTTCTCCCCACGCATCTCGAAAGACGCCCCCCCTGCTCGCGCGGGAGTTCGGCAATTATGAACTGCTGGAGGAGTTGGGACGCGGCGGGATGGGCATCGTCTATAAGGCACGCCAGAAGGATCTGAATCGGGTCGTGGCGTTGAAAACGATCCTCAGTAATCAGTTTGCATCCGAAGACGAGGTCCGACGGTTCTATCTGGAAGCTCAGGCCGCCGGCCGATTGCAGCATGCGAATATTGTTGCGATTCACGAAGTGGGCCAGCATCTGGGGCAGCATTATTTCACCATGGATTTTATTGGCGGAGGTTCACTGGCGAGTCCCGATTTTCGACCGCTTTCCCAGGTGGCGCCGGATAATTATTACAAGATCGCCTCACTCATGCAGCAGGTTGCCGAGGCGGTTGAGTATCTGCATTCCAAAGAGATCATTCACCGCGATTTGAAACCGTCGAACATTCTGATCGATGAAGCGGGCCAGGCTTATGTCACCGATTTTGGTCTGGCGAAACTCTACGATGGACTGCCGGGAGGCTCAGGGACCGATGCCCGCACACAGACGGGCATGATCGTGGGGACTCCGGGTTACATGTCACCCGAACAGGCCGCGGGGCAACTGGATCAGATTTCCACGCGAAGTGATATCTTCTGTCTGGGTATTATTCTGTATGAACTTTTGACCGGCGTATCTCCGTTCAAACACAGCAGTCCCCTCGATTCGCTGGTGGCGGTGATTGAAGGGGAACCTGCACTCCCCCATTCGCACAACAGAAACATTCCCCGTAGTCTGGAACTGGTCTGTCTGAAGTGTCTGGAGAAGGATCCCGCATTACGCTACCCGTCGGCCCGCGAACTGGCGGCGGATCTGGAACGGTTCATTGCTGGAGAGCCTCTGCAGGCACAACCTGCGGGCATGATTCAGAAGTTCCAGCGCCGGTTCCGCCGCAAGCCGGCACTGGTGTCGCGGCTCTCCGCGATCCTGCTGGCAGTCGGAATTATTCAGACCGTGTATTCCACGCAGGGCGTTGATTTGAATTATCACCTGCGGATCATGTCGCTGTTTGGTCTGTGGGGCGCACTGGTGGTGTTCTTCCAGTTTGGTCTGGATCACTTTCCGAACAAAAAACGGGTACGTTACTGCTGGTCGGCGGCGGATGTTGCGCTGCTGACGGGACTGCTGATGCTCGCCGATGCGCCAATCGGGATTCTGTTGATTGGGTATCCGATGCTGATTGTCTCAGCAGGACTGTTCTTTTACGTCAGGCTCGTGCTGTTTACCACGGTGCTTTCACTGCTCGCGTTTGCTGTCCTGGTACTGGCCCGATCCGAACT
The genomic region above belongs to Gimesia chilikensis and contains:
- a CDS encoding YkgJ family cysteine cluster protein; the protein is MSTVTVKRSDLKSGEVLCSYCTARCCRYFALPIETPTTWEDYDHMRWYIMHGHSAIFVDEDVWFLMVYGDCKYILPDYRCGNYEDRPQICRTYTTDDCEYDNDGTYDRLFETPEQIWEYAHAVLPPKKKKRKGKSKIKTENLPVVHV
- a CDS encoding rhomboid family intramembrane serine protease — protein: MGIESRDYLRHESEGNYRSFNMSSGGWAIKYLIIANVVVFLLEVATSEGRGSSPVINFLALDRGSLFPGFQIWRLLTYGFCHSTQTLGHIFFNMFILWMFGRMVEPVVGSREFLVFYLVSIVISGLCHVAISPNPVIGASGGVMAVVFLTAMYYPKMTVLLFFILPIELRWLAVLYAVVDLFGFVNPRSDGVAHFAHLGGAAFGVAYKYYGWNLSSGLLRKWDRFQSNRSVRKSKLKVYSEPDTRLSKASLDERVDAILEKISREGEASLTDQERELLKEASSKYKKR
- a CDS encoding sigma-70 family RNA polymerase sigma factor, whose translation is MPQSQFEELIQRTRAGDRSAENELLEKCRAYISLVARAQIEGWMRTKFDASDLVQQTLLEAHQGLSRFEGETEAEWLGWLRGILNHNTLDFARRYQGAAKRDVKREFSIDRAGQPSEASGQMRWELPDQAETPSRILLNREQEIQVADAVSQLPPDYQEVIMLRNLQRLPFKEVAERMQRSPGAVQMLWLRALNQLQELLEQV
- a CDS encoding serine/threonine-protein kinase, whose protein sequence is MTDESNEQSEQVEVLNQYLDFLQRQDDASCQSLRAVNPQLKPLMACLDSLERLAPQSDSDPEAVELGPDDATLPVSPHASRKTPPLLAREFGNYELLEELGRGGMGIVYKARQKDLNRVVALKTILSNQFASEDEVRRFYLEAQAAGRLQHANIVAIHEVGQHLGQHYFTMDFIGGGSLASPDFRPLSQVAPDNYYKIASLMQQVAEAVEYLHSKEIIHRDLKPSNILIDEAGQAYVTDFGLAKLYDGLPGGSGTDARTQTGMIVGTPGYMSPEQAAGQLDQISTRSDIFCLGIILYELLTGVSPFKHSSPLDSLVAVIEGEPALPHSHNRNIPRSLELVCLKCLEKDPALRYPSARELAADLERFIAGEPLQAQPAGMIQKFQRRFRRKPALVSRLSAILLAVGIIQTVYSTQGVDLNYHLRIMSLFGLWGALVVFFQFGLDHFPNKKRVRYCWSAADVALLTGLLMLADAPIGILLIGYPMLIVSAGLFFYVRLVLFTTVLSLLAFAVLVLARSELVELWQYPVIYAMVLAILGMITAYQIYRVRVLSRYYELRRP